A genomic window from Sulfurimonas paralvinellae includes:
- a CDS encoding DUF4391 domain-containing protein: MIQEPIHNLKIPHECKIGKRLTKKQFLENFSLKANEKKILKEDIQSITLEYLLNKHNINIAPFVDEENDYSEIAFIQVEILNQSKLKSIATIVQYIPYPLIVFFIYKNSLCINISPKRINKNDSTKLAVEESYFTNWIDLEQTNSLEEDFLKSLEIQNHPFTDFLSFYNSFLDKIVAFNASAYSGSLSVNEETKTILDEIAQCETKITELKNKIKKETNFSDKVNMNIELKKMKNKINDLKGKL, translated from the coding sequence ATGATACAAGAACCTATACACAATCTTAAAATCCCACACGAGTGTAAGATAGGCAAAAGGCTAACAAAAAAGCAGTTTCTTGAAAACTTCTCTCTCAAAGCCAATGAGAAAAAAATCCTTAAAGAGGATATTCAAAGCATCACTTTGGAGTATCTACTTAACAAACACAACATCAACATAGCGCCATTTGTAGATGAAGAGAATGATTACTCAGAGATAGCCTTTATACAAGTGGAGATTCTAAACCAAAGCAAGTTAAAGTCCATAGCGACAATTGTTCAGTATATCCCATACCCTCTAATCGTATTTTTTATCTATAAAAATTCACTCTGCATAAACATAAGCCCAAAACGCATCAATAAAAACGACAGCACGAAGCTAGCTGTAGAAGAGTCATACTTTACAAACTGGATAGACCTTGAACAGACTAACTCTTTAGAAGAAGATTTTCTTAAAAGCTTAGAGATTCAAAACCACCCTTTTACAGATTTTCTATCATTTTACAACAGTTTTTTAGATAAAATAGTAGCATTTAATGCCTCTGCTTACAGTGGAAGTTTGAGTGTCAATGAAGAGACGAAAACCATACTTGACGAGATAGCACAGTGCGAAACCAAGATAACAGAGCTAAAAAACAAGATAAAAAAAGAGACGAACTTTAGCGACAAGGTCAATATGAACATAGAGCTGAAAAAAATGAAGAATAAAATAAACGATTTGAAAGGAAAACTGTAA
- a CDS encoding helicase-related protein, with translation MLLDNKKNGRVGDVLKQNITNNSKLSIISGYFTIYAFAELKKELSKIKELRILFSAPIFTNGYTNNYLSGEPEEIKFKNQLQQVKIARECATWIKEKVQAKEVKTAGAIPFNLYHIDNNTAITGSSNFSCVGLGYASSSTFAMNTLAKDAQTTKEFLSTFDEVWNNKEMVREVKQEILEAIEEIYSDKSPQFLYFMTLYNIFKEFLGELDEEKIIRTKTGFKDTIVWNKLYNFQRDGVLGAIDKLEKYNGCIIADSVGLGKTFEALAVIKYYELRNDRVLVLAPKKLRENWSIYTINDKRNILAEDRFNYDVLNHTDLSRSKGMSGEINLSTLNWENYDLIVIDESHNFRNSGTANKKKKTKSRYARLLEDVLQKGVKTKVLMLSATPVNNKLNDLKNQVAFITEANDEAFASQGIKSIEQTLRKSQTKFNAWMKLSEKERTTAKLLDSLNFDYFKLLDLITIARSRKHIEKYYDTTNIGKFPQRNKPLNLKPDIDTLNAFPPLSDINKTIRRLSLSAYSPLKYVYPHKQEEYAQKYDIDLGGGRVFRQSDRENSLIHLMRVNLLKRMESSINSFSLTLIKLIETNQKIIDLIDNHVSSSFEEASIIDVDIESDAYASQLIGNKVKVLISDVDKIKWKQDLQSDLDKLEELLANSIEVDNKRDNKLKILKENIKQKIQNPFNANNKKVIIFTAFSDTAEYLYQNIHQWAKKEFGVESCLITGSGTNKTTLNTKHKDLNSLLTHFSPISKSRAKTNPEATKEIDILIATDCISEGQNLQDCDYLINYDIHWNPVRIIQRFGRIDRLGSTNETIQLVNFWANMELDEYINLESRVSGRMVLLDVSATGEENIIDTQTTGDMNDLSYRAKQLKELQETVIDLEDVSGGISITDLTLNDFKMDLMGYLKTDEAKLQKTPLGIHSVVLNQDEANDSIEKGTIFCLKLLKNEVQTDNYSLEPYYLVYVNEEGEVKLGFSSAKTILDIYKKLCMGQERAIQDAVTLFENETDNYNNMNKYTTQLQTAIESIIGKKEESGMDSLFSRGGTTISSDTISNIEDFELISYLVIK, from the coding sequence ATGCTTTTAGATAATAAAAAAAATGGTAGAGTTGGTGATGTTTTAAAACAAAACATCACCAACAATTCAAAACTCTCTATTATCTCAGGCTACTTTACCATCTACGCCTTTGCAGAGTTAAAAAAAGAACTTAGCAAAATTAAGGAGCTAAGGATTCTCTTTAGTGCACCGATTTTTACAAATGGATATACCAACAACTACCTATCTGGTGAACCAGAAGAGATAAAATTTAAAAATCAACTACAGCAGGTTAAAATTGCTCGTGAGTGTGCAACATGGATAAAAGAGAAGGTTCAAGCCAAAGAGGTTAAAACTGCGGGTGCTATCCCTTTTAATCTCTATCACATTGATAATAACACAGCAATTACAGGAAGTTCTAACTTCTCCTGCGTTGGTCTTGGATATGCAAGCTCCTCCACCTTTGCTATGAATACATTGGCAAAAGATGCCCAAACAACAAAAGAGTTTTTAAGCACTTTTGATGAAGTGTGGAACAACAAAGAGATGGTTCGTGAAGTCAAGCAAGAGATACTCGAAGCGATAGAGGAGATTTATAGCGACAAATCCCCACAGTTTTTATACTTTATGACCCTTTATAATATTTTCAAAGAGTTTCTTGGTGAACTTGACGAAGAGAAAATCATACGGACAAAAACAGGGTTTAAAGATACCATTGTATGGAATAAACTCTATAATTTTCAAAGAGATGGTGTGCTTGGTGCAATAGATAAGCTTGAAAAATACAATGGTTGCATCATTGCAGACAGTGTTGGGCTTGGTAAAACTTTTGAAGCACTTGCCGTTATCAAGTATTATGAGCTAAGAAACGATAGAGTCTTGGTTTTAGCTCCAAAAAAACTAAGAGAGAACTGGTCTATCTACACCATAAATGACAAAAGAAATATACTGGCTGAGGATAGATTTAACTATGATGTTTTAAACCATACAGATTTATCACGCTCAAAAGGGATGAGTGGGGAGATAAACCTCTCTACTCTCAACTGGGAGAACTATGACCTCATAGTCATAGATGAATCACACAACTTTAGAAACAGTGGCACAGCAAACAAAAAGAAAAAAACAAAGTCAAGATATGCACGGCTTTTAGAAGATGTTTTACAAAAAGGTGTAAAAACAAAAGTGCTTATGCTATCAGCAACCCCAGTAAACAACAAACTAAACGACCTTAAAAATCAAGTAGCATTCATTACAGAAGCAAACGATGAAGCTTTTGCCTCACAAGGTATCAAGTCTATAGAACAGACACTTAGAAAATCGCAAACCAAATTTAATGCTTGGATGAAGTTAAGCGAAAAAGAGCGAACTACCGCCAAGCTTTTAGACAGTCTCAATTTTGACTACTTTAAACTGCTTGATTTAATCACCATTGCAAGAAGCAGAAAACATATTGAGAAGTATTATGATACGACCAATATTGGCAAATTTCCGCAAAGAAATAAGCCACTCAATCTAAAACCCGACATCGACACTTTAAACGCATTTCCTCCACTGAGCGATATAAACAAAACCATAAGAAGACTCTCATTGTCTGCTTATTCCCCTTTAAAGTATGTCTATCCGCACAAGCAAGAGGAGTATGCTCAAAAGTATGATATTGATTTAGGTGGAGGACGGGTTTTTAGGCAGTCTGATAGAGAAAATTCTCTTATCCATCTCATGCGAGTAAATCTACTCAAGCGGATGGAAAGCTCCATAAACTCTTTTTCATTAACGCTTATTAAGCTGATAGAAACAAACCAAAAAATCATAGATTTAATAGACAATCATGTAAGCAGTAGCTTTGAAGAAGCAAGCATAATAGATGTAGATATAGAAAGTGACGCATATGCTTCACAACTCATAGGAAACAAAGTAAAAGTCTTAATCTCTGATGTAGATAAAATCAAATGGAAACAAGATTTACAAAGTGATTTAGATAAGCTTGAAGAGTTGTTGGCTAACTCTATTGAAGTGGATAACAAAAGAGACAATAAACTCAAAATCCTCAAAGAAAATATCAAGCAGAAAATCCAAAACCCTTTTAATGCAAACAACAAAAAGGTGATTATCTTCACAGCCTTTTCAGATACAGCCGAGTATCTCTATCAGAACATACATCAGTGGGCGAAAAAGGAGTTTGGAGTTGAGAGTTGTCTCATAACTGGAAGTGGCACAAACAAAACAACTCTAAACACAAAACACAAAGACTTAAACTCACTCCTTACTCATTTCTCCCCTATCTCAAAAAGTAGAGCCAAAACCAACCCAGAAGCTACAAAAGAGATAGATATACTCATAGCAACCGATTGTATATCCGAAGGGCAAAACTTGCAAGATTGTGATTATCTCATTAACTACGATATTCACTGGAATCCTGTAAGAATCATCCAAAGATTTGGTCGTATTGATAGACTTGGTTCAACCAACGAAACGATACAGCTTGTGAATTTTTGGGCAAATATGGAGCTTGACGAATACATAAACTTAGAAAGCCGTGTAAGTGGTCGAATGGTATTGCTTGATGTCTCTGCAACTGGAGAAGAAAACATCATAGACACGCAAACCACAGGTGATATGAATGACTTATCATACCGTGCAAAGCAGTTAAAAGAGCTTCAAGAGACAGTTATAGACCTTGAAGATGTCAGTGGTGGTATATCCATCACAGACCTTACTTTAAACGACTTTAAAATGGATTTAATGGGCTACCTTAAAACAGATGAAGCAAAACTACAAAAAACGCCTCTTGGTATTCATAGCGTAGTATTAAATCAAGACGAAGCAAACGACTCCATAGAGAAGGGAACTATTTTTTGTCTCAAGCTTTTAAAAAATGAAGTGCAAACAGACAACTACTCATTAGAGCCTTACTACTTGGTTTATGTAAATGAAGAGGGTGAAGTCAAACTAGGCTTTAGCAGTGCCAAAACCATACTCGACATCTACAAAAAACTCTGTATGGGTCAAGAGAGAGCCATACAAGATGCAGTAACACTTTTTGAAAATGAAACAGACAACTATAACAATATGAACAAATACACCACACAGCTACAAACAGCCATTGAGAGTATTATAGGGAAAAAAGAGGAGAGTGGAATGGACTCACTTTTTTCTCGTGGTGGCACAACTATTTCAAGCGACACCATAAGCAACATAGAAGATTTTGAACTTATATCTTACTTGGTTATAAAATGA
- a CDS encoding KAP family P-loop NTPase fold protein — protein sequence MLVVDKPIESIDEDFLNRKDFAQNIAKAILNYSDKNNSSLTIGLYGKWGSGKTSIINMITENIDDVIIFKYEPWIFSDTQQLISNFFKEFAKAIKHKDYAEDAKKIGEELETYASFFEPLSLIPEPTVSLLSLASAKVFGSIGKASKKWGNLKSKNLSTTKLSIEKHLQKLDKKILIIIDDIDRLNNTEIRQIFQMIKVLGNFPNTIYLSSMDREVVVEALSEVQKGDGSEYLEKIINVPFIVPSISKEDVQKFLFMKLDEIIEDADFDKNHWGNIYHSGFKNFFSTIRDVVRYINIFQFNYGVLKNKVNTVDLIASSALQVFEPKIFESMKYNKNIFVGSIPESQYGRNDEKAKIKEFIEKSFENLQVLSQEVYLLFLKELFVKINEVYSNTHYVGATSRCRKDAKICSAEYFDTYFTMILNDKTLSSFEMKSFIKDLSNEKKFRNDIISLNRENKITDFLEKLQDFTQEDIEIRNYQVLFNVLMDLADTFPEEDDGMFSFGNSMQVMRIFHQLLKRIDNKDERFKIIKTAMEQAENSISILSEEISIYMQEHGEYDGDAKSESQLTIEKDDLLELKKLLLLKIEQWTSKYSLLQHKKGLSILYVWLRLDEKKSKEYIAKEIKEDKKLIDFLKLFISYSYSQTSGDYTTRKNIKYNYDGIVNFIDVAKIIDRVNELNITDDKDKLAQYAIENFLAHYNGIAIVNEDDL from the coding sequence ATGTTAGTTGTAGATAAGCCTATTGAAAGTATAGATGAAGATTTTTTAAATAGAAAAGATTTTGCTCAAAACATCGCTAAAGCTATTTTAAATTATTCAGATAAAAATAACTCTAGCTTAACAATAGGACTTTATGGAAAATGGGGGTCAGGTAAAACATCTATAATAAATATGATTACTGAAAATATTGATGATGTGATTATCTTTAAGTATGAACCTTGGATATTCTCAGATACTCAACAGTTGATAAGTAATTTTTTTAAAGAATTTGCTAAAGCCATAAAGCACAAGGATTATGCAGAAGATGCAAAAAAAATTGGAGAAGAGCTTGAAACATATGCAAGCTTTTTTGAACCATTAAGTTTAATACCAGAGCCTACAGTATCTTTATTAAGTTTGGCAAGTGCAAAAGTTTTTGGAAGTATTGGTAAAGCAAGTAAGAAATGGGGAAATTTAAAGAGTAAAAATCTCTCAACAACAAAGCTATCTATCGAAAAGCATTTACAAAAATTAGACAAAAAAATTTTAATTATTATAGATGATATTGATAGGCTTAATAATACTGAAATACGCCAAATATTTCAAATGATTAAAGTATTAGGAAATTTCCCTAATACAATATATTTATCTTCAATGGATAGAGAAGTTGTTGTTGAAGCATTATCCGAAGTGCAAAAGGGTGATGGAAGTGAATATCTTGAAAAGATAATCAATGTGCCATTTATTGTGCCAAGTATTAGCAAAGAAGATGTTCAGAAGTTTTTATTTATGAAGCTTGATGAAATCATTGAAGATGCAGATTTTGATAAAAATCATTGGGGAAATATTTATCATAGTGGATTTAAAAATTTCTTTTCGACCATTCGAGATGTAGTGAGATATATAAATATTTTTCAGTTTAACTATGGAGTTTTAAAAAATAAAGTTAATACCGTTGATTTAATTGCTTCAAGTGCCTTACAAGTTTTTGAACCTAAAATATTTGAATCTATGAAGTATAACAAAAATATTTTTGTTGGCTCAATTCCTGAAAGTCAATATGGTAGAAATGATGAAAAAGCTAAAATAAAGGAGTTTATTGAAAAGTCATTTGAAAACTTACAAGTTTTATCTCAAGAGGTTTATCTACTTTTTTTAAAAGAACTATTTGTTAAAATCAATGAAGTATATTCCAATACACATTATGTAGGTGCTACTTCAAGGTGTAGAAAAGATGCAAAAATTTGTAGTGCTGAATATTTTGATACATACTTTACAATGATACTAAATGATAAAACACTCTCTAGTTTTGAGATGAAAAGTTTTATTAAAGACCTATCCAATGAAAAGAAGTTTAGAAACGATATCATATCCTTAAATAGAGAAAACAAGATAACAGACTTTTTAGAAAAATTACAAGATTTTACACAAGAAGACATTGAAATTAGAAATTATCAAGTTTTATTTAATGTTCTGATGGACTTAGCAGATACCTTTCCCGAAGAAGATGATGGTATGTTCTCTTTTGGAAACAGTATGCAGGTTATGAGAATTTTTCATCAGTTATTAAAAAGAATAGACAATAAGGATGAAAGATTTAAAATTATAAAAACAGCTATGGAACAAGCTGAAAACAGTATAAGTATATTATCGGAAGAGATAAGTATTTATATGCAAGAACATGGTGAATATGATGGGGATGCAAAATCTGAATCACAATTAACTATAGAAAAAGATGATTTATTGGAATTGAAAAAATTACTGTTATTAAAGATTGAACAATGGACTTCAAAATATAGTTTGCTGCAACATAAAAAAGGACTTAGCATATTATATGTTTGGCTGAGATTAGACGAAAAAAAATCTAAAGAATATATTGCTAAAGAAATTAAAGAGGATAAAAAATTAATAGATTTCTTGAAACTTTTTATATCATATTCTTATAGTCAAACAAGCGGAGATTATACCACTAGAAAAAATATAAAATATAATTACGATGGTATAGTAAATTTTATTGATGTAGCTAAAATCATAGATAGAGTTAATGAGTTAAATATAACTGATGATAAAGATAAATTGGCACAGTATGCAATAGAAAATTTTTTAGCACACTATAACGGTATAGCAATAGTAAATGAGGATGATTTATAA
- a CDS encoding DUF3800 domain-containing protein, whose amino-acid sequence MKLIYVDDSGNTGKKLDDILQPLFLLGGFIIDEDNWKKVDKAIADIKIKYNIEDMEIHSIEIMNGKKGTPYQDWAYEKKLQFFSDILQVIQKFDLKVIYFSVKKINFKRYFQSKYGKDFEQQFNISPYLLAFSYMLQIADSYLVSQDSNGMLILDEQDEWKKPANKTFNLLTTLIDEPEVQIEKLLDRSFFVESSESNMIQLADVIAYTTKRYLELEIRELNDKKRDERIKLYYIYKDNIYKPNFEYGSHSILKWLEDNIGNQTKDKPIG is encoded by the coding sequence GTGAAATTAATATATGTAGATGATTCTGGAAATACAGGAAAAAAACTAGATGATATATTGCAGCCTTTGTTTTTACTTGGTGGTTTTATAATAGATGAAGATAATTGGAAAAAAGTTGATAAGGCTATAGCAGATATAAAAATAAAATACAATATAGAAGATATGGAAATACACTCTATAGAGATAATGAATGGGAAAAAAGGAACTCCATATCAAGATTGGGCTTATGAGAAAAAACTACAATTTTTTTCAGATATTTTGCAAGTTATTCAAAAATTTGACTTAAAAGTAATCTATTTTTCAGTTAAGAAGATAAACTTTAAAAGATATTTTCAATCAAAATATGGAAAAGATTTTGAACAACAGTTTAATATCTCTCCATATTTACTTGCTTTTTCTTATATGCTCCAAATTGCGGATTCTTATCTTGTATCTCAAGATTCTAATGGAATGCTGATATTAGATGAGCAAGATGAGTGGAAAAAACCAGCAAATAAAACTTTTAATCTTTTAACCACACTTATAGATGAACCGGAAGTGCAAATAGAAAAACTTCTTGATAGGAGTTTTTTTGTAGAATCAAGTGAAAGCAATATGATACAACTTGCAGATGTTATAGCATACACTACAAAACGATATTTAGAATTAGAAATTAGGGAACTTAATGATAAAAAAAGAGATGAAAGAATAAAACTTTATTATATATATAAAGACAACATCTACAAGCCAAATTTTGAGTATGGGAGTCATTCTATATTGAAGTGGTTAGAAGATAATATTGGCAACCAAACGAAGGATAAACCAATTGGTTAG
- a CDS encoding site-specific DNA-methyltransferase — translation MKKLDGKSLDIVSENVEKLKELFPEIFEEGKIDFEKLQNELGKFIDKEQERYNFTWNGKQEAKKIAQTPSTGTLRPAPNESKNWDTTQNLYIEGDNLEVLKLLQKSYHKKVKMIYIDPPYNTGKDFVYKDNFKDNIKNYLEVTGQVDSEGNRLSTNSDTNGRYHSDWLSMMYPRLKLARNLLKDDGVIFISIDDNEVANLRKLCDEIFGEDNFVGNIIWQHSIQGKGYGGKLSIHHNHILVFSKNTDFELGMFKRTEEDNKNYSNPDNDPNGDWRTGDVRNALDRPNLKYNITTPSGNIIKHPDNGWRWSKETLNEKIKSGEIIFNEDETRIIRKIYLKNQEGRVPESIFDGKKFGTTRDGTTELKDLFNKPPFDTPKPTLLIRKIMELNCHENDFILDFFSGSATTAHAVMQLNAEDGGKRKYICVQIPEPTDEKSEAYKAGYKNICEIGKERIRRAGEKIIVDNPDKDLSNLDIGFKVFKLDSSNIKEWDSDFDNLEQNLLDATENIKEDRTSEDLLYEILLKYGLDLTLPIEEKIIDGKKVFIIGFGALVVCLDDNITTDIVEQIADLKEEYETEVMRVVFKDSSFKDAVVKTNAIQILKQHGIDEVVSV, via the coding sequence ATGAAAAAATTAGATGGTAAAAGTTTAGATATAGTGAGTGAAAATGTAGAGAAGTTAAAAGAGCTATTCCCTGAAATTTTTGAAGAAGGGAAAATCGACTTTGAAAAGCTACAAAATGAGCTTGGCAAGTTTATAGACAAAGAGCAAGAGAGATACAACTTCACTTGGAACGGCAAACAAGAAGCCAAAAAGATAGCCCAAACTCCATCTACTGGAACACTAAGACCTGCACCAAACGAGTCTAAAAACTGGGACACTACACAAAACCTCTACATAGAGGGTGATAACCTTGAAGTGTTAAAACTTCTACAAAAATCTTACCACAAAAAAGTCAAAATGATATACATAGACCCACCTTACAACACAGGCAAAGACTTTGTCTATAAAGACAACTTCAAAGACAATATTAAAAATTATCTTGAAGTTACAGGGCAAGTAGATAGTGAAGGAAATAGACTAAGCACAAATAGTGATACAAATGGGAGGTATCATAGTGATTGGCTTAGTATGATGTATCCGCGACTCAAACTTGCAAGAAATTTACTTAAAGATGATGGGGTTATTTTTATAAGTATTGATGACAATGAAGTGGCAAATCTTAGAAAGCTTTGTGATGAGATTTTTGGGGAGGATAATTTTGTAGGAAATATTATATGGCAACATAGTATTCAAGGTAAAGGTTATGGAGGTAAATTGTCAATACATCATAATCATATTTTAGTATTTAGTAAAAATACTGATTTTGAATTAGGAATGTTTAAAAGAACAGAAGAAGATAATAAAAATTATTCTAATCCAGATAATGATCCAAATGGAGATTGGCGAACAGGAGATGTGAGAAATGCACTTGATAGACCAAATTTAAAATATAATATTACTACACCCAGTGGAAATATAATTAAACATCCAGATAATGGATGGAGATGGAGCAAAGAAACATTAAATGAAAAAATTAAATCTGGTGAAATTATTTTCAATGAAGATGAAACAAGAATAATCAGAAAAATTTATTTAAAAAATCAAGAAGGTAGAGTTCCTGAAAGTATATTTGATGGAAAAAAATTTGGAACAACACGAGATGGAACAACTGAGTTAAAAGATCTATTTAATAAGCCTCCTTTTGATACACCTAAACCAACTTTATTAATTAGAAAGATAATGGAGTTAAATTGTCATGAAAATGACTTTATCTTAGACTTCTTCTCAGGCTCAGCCACAACAGCCCATGCTGTGATGCAACTCAATGCAGAAGATGGAGGAAAGAGAAAATATATTTGTGTCCAAATCCCCGAACCAACAGATGAAAAAAGTGAAGCCTACAAAGCAGGATATAAAAACATCTGTGAGATAGGAAAAGAGAGAATAAGAAGAGCAGGAGAAAAGATAATAGTCGACAATCCAGACAAAGATTTATCAAATCTTGATATAGGTTTTAAAGTATTTAAACTTGATAGCTCCAATATAAAAGAGTGGGATAGTGATTTTGATAATTTAGAGCAAAACCTCCTTGATGCTACTGAAAATATCAAAGAAGATAGAACAAGCGAAGACCTACTCTATGAAATCCTCCTCAAATATGGACTTGATTTAACTCTTCCTATTGAAGAAAAAATTATTGATGGCAAGAAAGTGTTTATTATAGGTTTTGGTGCATTAGTAGTTTGCCTTGATGACAATATAACAACTGACATAGTTGAACAAATAGCTGACCTAAAAGAAGAATATGAAACTGAAGTGATGCGAGTAGTATTTAAAGACAGCAGTTTCAAAGATGCTGTTGTCAAAACAAATGCTATTCAGATACTAAAACAGCATGGTATTGATGAAGTCGTGAGTGTGTAA